Within the Catalinimonas niigatensis genome, the region AGACCGCCTGCTGTCACCATAGGACCGCCCCAGTTCTCAGTGCCGGTAGGAGGATCACCTTCCTTTTGCCATTCAGGGTAGTTGCCCAAAGGAATTTTCCATGCATACTCTCCGGTATTCAGGTCAATAGCATTGAGGGTGCCCCAGGGTGGCTTTATTGCAGGGCTACCATCAGGTGCCCTAAAATATCCGTAAGCGGTAACATTCATATAATTGGCAGCTGTATCTGTTTCCTCAGTGGCTTCCGTTGCCATCTTGTCTTTTTGGATTTCAAACAGATAAGCAATCATTTCTTCTTCTTTTCCCTTCAGAATTTCTCCGAAAGCCGGCATCCTGCCACTCCCCAGTTTTACTTTGCTAAGCACTTCTTCTTTGCTCATTCTTTCTTGAATATCAAGCAATGAAGGAATGCCAGGGGCCTGTCCTTGCCGATCTGCTCCATGACAGCTGCTGCAATAATTTTCATAAAGCGTTTTCCCCAGTTCATAGACGGTTTGATTTTTCTGACTGATCCCTGGATTTACTGCCTGCACTCTGGCAATTTCCGGCGACTCATTGCCATTGACATACAACAATGAGGTAACAGGATCATAAGCGGCTCCTCCCCATTCCGACCCTCCCCGGGTTCCGGGCATCATCAGTGTACCTCTGGGATCAGGTGGGGTATAGAGTCCTTCATAACGGAAGGATTGAAACATATTCTGTAAAGTATCATGCATTTCGGGAGAAAAATCAGCCAGATCATCTACACCGATCTGCTGTCGGGCATAGGGCTTAGGCTTCAAAGGAAAAGGCTGGGTAGGCCAGGTTTCCTCTCCTGGAATCAGTGAAGCAGGAACCTCCCGTTCTTCCACCGGAAATAATGGTTCACCGGTCTCACGATCCAATACAAAGAGGAAGCCGGTTTTGGTAGTTTGGGCTACTGCATCTATCTCTTTTCCTTCTCTCCGAATAGTGACCAGGTTGGGAGGAGCCGGTAAATCATAGTCCCACACATCATGATGCACGGTTTGGTAGTACCAGATCAGTTCGCCTGTTTGGGCATTGAGGGCGACAATGCAATTGCCGTACAGGTTTTTACCTTTCCGGTTGGCCCCATAAAAATCATAAGTAGGTGAACCCAGCGGGACGAACACCATGCCCCTTTCCTCATCAAGGCTCATGCCGCCCCAGTTATTGGCCCCTCCGGTATAGGTCCAGGCATCTTTGGGCCAGGTTTCATACCCTGCTTCTCCCGGTTGAGGAATGGTATGAAAGGTCCACTCCAGCTCGCCAGTACGAACGTTGTAGGCTCTGATATGTCCTGGGGCTGCCCCGTATACTTCAGATACTTCTGATCCAAGGATAATGAGATCCTGATAGATAATGCCCGGCGAAGTAGGAATCACCCAGGCCTCTTCTCCGCTATGCTCTTCAAAGTTCAGGTTTACTTTACCCTCCTCACCAAAAGTAGTGATAGGTTCTCCTGTGAGGGCGTTAAGGGCAAAAAGTTCATTGCCAGCGGTAAACAAAACCCTTTTATCATCATCTTCTTCCCAGTACGTAACTCCCCGTTTGAGACCGCCACCGCGTTCGCCGTCAAAAGGGTCAAAGGTCCAGACTTTTTCACCCGTCAACGCGTTGATGGCGTATACCCAATGCCGGGCAGAAGTAGCATACATGAGCTCTCCAACAACAATGGGGTTGCATTCGTATTTACCGAAGCGTTCTCCCTGCGGAGCATCCTGTGGGCGGAAGGTCCAGGCGAGCTGTAAGTTGTCTACATTTTCCTGATTGATCTGATCCAGCGAGGCATAGCTAGTGCTTTCCGCATCCCCTTTGTATACGTTCCAGTTTTGATAGGCAGACTGTTCCGGCTGACAAGCAATGTGAAATAAGAAAGCAATGAGAGGAAGAAATAATCGCTTTACAGAAGGCAGTAACCTGATAACGATGAGGGTTCGTAGTAACCTAAAGGCATTCAATAATTCCAATTTCAATGATTTAAAGATGGGTTATTCACTTT harbors:
- a CDS encoding outer membrane protein assembly factor BamB family protein translates to MKLELLNAFRLLRTLIVIRLLPSVKRLFLPLIAFLFHIACQPEQSAYQNWNVYKGDAESTSYASLDQINQENVDNLQLAWTFRPQDAPQGERFGKYECNPIVVGELMYATSARHWVYAINALTGEKVWTFDPFDGERGGGLKRGVTYWEEDDDKRVLFTAGNELFALNALTGEPITTFGEEGKVNLNFEEHSGEEAWVIPTSPGIIYQDLIILGSEVSEVYGAAPGHIRAYNVRTGELEWTFHTIPQPGEAGYETWPKDAWTYTGGANNWGGMSLDEERGMVFVPLGSPTYDFYGANRKGKNLYGNCIVALNAQTGELIWYYQTVHHDVWDYDLPAPPNLVTIRREGKEIDAVAQTTKTGFLFVLDRETGEPLFPVEEREVPASLIPGEETWPTQPFPLKPKPYARQQIGVDDLADFSPEMHDTLQNMFQSFRYEGLYTPPDPRGTLMMPGTRGGSEWGGAAYDPVTSLLYVNGNESPEIARVQAVNPGISQKNQTVYELGKTLYENYCSSCHGADRQGQAPGIPSLLDIQERMSKEEVLSKVKLGSGRMPAFGEILKGKEEEMIAYLFEIQKDKMATEATEETDTAANYMNVTAYGYFRAPDGSPAIKPPWGTLNAIDLNTGEYAWKIPLGNYPEWQKEGDPPTGTENWGGPMVTAGGLVFIAATRDNKFRAFNKENGDLLWEYTLPGGGYATPATYMLEGKQFIAIAVTGGQEEPGGYILAFALPD